In one Rhopalosiphum padi isolate XX-2018 chromosome 3, ASM2088224v1, whole genome shotgun sequence genomic region, the following are encoded:
- the LOC132925871 gene encoding uncharacterized protein LOC132925871, translating to MLLFKTEAPDLPLPPEPVITRWGTWINAAIYYCEHFEIIFNIVNKLDSEDALSIKNAKKYLATPHIKNDLVYIKSNFSSLTTSITKLQTEGVSLADSIEIIDNVSVAMKCLTGTTGKNICTKMENVLKKNVGLAMLKKIKNILNGELIDMKDLPEDLDINDLTYFKYAPITSVNVERSFSAYKTLLTNNRRSFKVENIKKHLIIKCNANIEDAEC from the exons ATGCttctttttaaaactgaggcaccGGATTTACCTTTACCTCCAGAGCCAGTAATAACACGATGGGGCACCTGGATAAATGCAGCCATATATTACTGTGAACACTTTgagataattttcaatattgtaaataaattagattCAGAGGATGCTTTGagtataaaaaatgcaaaaaaatactTGGCAACACCTcacattaaaaatgatttagtctacataaaatcaaattttagttcTCTTACTACATCAATTACAAAATTGCAAACTGAAGGTGTTTCTTTAGCTGATTCAATTGAAATTATTGACAATGTAAGTGTTGCAATGAAATGTCTTACTGGGACAACTGGGAAAAATATCTGTACAAAGATGGAAAATGTATTGAAGAAAAATGTTGGTCTTGCTAtgctaaagaaaattaaaaacattcttaATGGTGAATTAATTGACATGAAAGACTTACCAGAAGACTTAGATATTAATGATCTGACATATTTTAAGTATGCTCCCATCACATCGGTAAACGTAGAAAGATCATTTTCCGCCTATAAAACTTTACTTACAAATAATAGAAGGTCTTTCAAAGTCGagaacataaaaaaacatttgataatCAAGTGTAACGCAA ATATAGAAGATGCTGAGTGTTGA
- the LOC132925873 gene encoding metacaspase-2-like codes for MARRRLKMMMDLSVINNNNNNVKNEHNVHNLADIISSATIVFDEPEINSVVEINNEVMLDIPLENYEMNTMNADINTEDYNRMLEIPLENFELNTVNSDINIEDYNRMLEIPLENFELNTVNSDINIEDYNRMLEIPQENFELNTVNSDINIEEDNDNMLEIPLANNIPLCYELLTENILKPNDISNENEQIDVENINVNNVQSKANDTRSIKPQPNKWKRKISQRCRMNGQEYTGFQRKGNVVSQDVQRPTRNIQPICKSKFCIKAKNRFCQSFNENQRLDIFSTFWDSSWEAKKTFSCNMVTKMITKSNTTRCNDSTRRLNTYTYHLKYKDLPALQVCKKMFLE; via the exons ATGGCGAGACGCAGATTAAAGATGATGATGGACTTgtctgttataaataataataacaataatgtgaaAAATGAACATAATGTTCATAATTTAGCAGATATTATATCTTCAGCTACAATTGTTTTCGATGAACCAGAAATAAATTCAGttgtagaaataaataatgagGT GATGTTAGATATTCCACTGGAAAATTATGAAATGAATACTATGAATGCTGATATAAATACTGAAGATTATAATAGAATGTTAGAAATTCCACTGGAAAATTTTGAATTGAATACTGTGAATTctgatataaatattgaagaTTATAATAGAATGTTAGAAATTCCACTGGAAAATTTTGAATTGAATACTGTGAATTctgatataaatattgaagaTTATAATAGAATGTTAGAAATTCCACAGGAAAATTTTGAATTGAATACTGTGAATTctgatataaatattgaagaggataatgataatatgttagAAATTCCACTGGCAAATAATATACCTTtatgttatgaattattaactGAGAATATTTTGAAACCAAATGATATAAGTAATGAAAATGAACAAATAgatgtagaaaatataaatgtgaataATGTACAATCTAAAGCTAATGACACGCGTAGTATTAAGCCTCAGCCAAACAAATGGAAAAGAAAAATTAGTCAAAGATGTAGAATGAATGGCCAAGAATACACGGGCTTTCAGAGGAAAGGAAATGTAGTTAGTCAAGATGTACAACGACCAACAAGAAATATACAGCCAATTTGTAAAtctaaattttgtattaaagcAAAAAACCGTTTTTGCCAATCTTTTAATGAAAATCAAAGGTTGGacatattttctacattttggGATTCATCATGGGAAGCAAAAAAGACATTTTCATGTAATATGGTAACAAAAATGATAACTAAAAGTAATACTACCAGATGTAATGATAGTACTAGACGattaaatacatacacatatcatttaaaatataaagatttaccTGCATTACAAGTATGTAAGAAAATGTTCTTGGAATGA
- the LOC132924021 gene encoding uncharacterized protein LOC132924021 produces MSLKDRFSDEKLKIFTLYNLHPKKMKLMSDQQFAESVEFICTLYGSLLDNFKEQALSWYDLWKKKEVESTMKLIDILDYATYYPAVCQAIQIAITLPVTSCSVERSFSTLRRLKTWVRNRMGNERLSSLGLINIHHQRYDDENFFNQQIDKSINLFASNKRRLSLLFE; encoded by the exons ATGTCTCTCAAAGATAGATTTTcagatgaaaaattaaaaatatttacattatacaacCTACACCCCAAAAAAATGAAACTAATGAGCGACCAACAATTTGCAGAAAGTGTTGAATTTATTTGTACACTTTATGGTTCACTTCTAGACAATTTTAAAGAGCAAGCACTGTCATGGTATGATCTATGGAAAAAGAAAGAAGTCGAATCCACCATGAAATTAATTGATATTCTCGATTACGCCACATATTACCCAGCGGTATGCCAAGCAATACAAATTGCAATTACTTTACCTGTAACTTCCTGCTCAGTAGAAAGATCGTTTag CACTTTACGCCGTTTAAAGACATGGGTTAGAAATAGGATGGGAAATGAAAGACTGAGTAGCTTGGGGTTAATTAATATACACCACCAAAGGTATGatgatgaaaatttttttaatcaacaaattgataaatcaattaatttatttgcttcTAACAAAAGAAGATTATCATTGCTTTTTGagtaa
- the LOC132925874 gene encoding zinc finger MYM-type protein 1-like, translated as MNNKVFNIFNINKKKNDECVVPVVVKETSIVEAEEPVIAQKIQPNSPNDLGDIHTGPYRPILQVYPKTKHGTQNRSFSASWYDHFPWIEYSIESNAIYCYVCRIFGNETSEDTFVKIGFNNWKKLSGSKGKGSKSKLQLHGSSNHHLVCSAKWFALKQTKKSGSVHTSLETANREQISINREYLKILIDIVLYLSRQGLAFRGHDEQ; from the exons ATgaacaataaagtttttaatattttcaatattaataaaaaaaaaaatgatgaatgCGTAGTGCCCGTAGTGGTCAAAGAAACTTCCATAGTAGAAGCTGAAGAGCCCGTAATAGCACAGAAAATACAGCCGAATAGCCCTAATGATTTAGGTGATATTCACACCGGGCCATACCGACCAATATTACAG gtGTATCCAAAAACCAAACATGGAACTCAAAACAGAAGTTTTAGTGCTTCATGGTATGATCACTTTCCATGGATTGAGTACAGTATCGAGAGTAATGCAATTTATTGTTATGTGTGCCGTATATTTGGTAATGAGACTTCAGAGGATACATTTGTCAAAATAGGATTCAACAATTGGAAAAAG ctTAGTGGCTCTAAAGGGAAaggatcaaaatcaaaattacaacTTCATGGCAGTTCTAATCACCATTTGGTATGTTCAGCAAAATGGTTTGCtcttaaacaaacaaaaaagtcAGGTTCTGTTCACACTAGCTTAGAAACTGCAAACCGAGAACAAATTTCTATAAACCgtgaatatttgaaaatattaatagatattgtattatatttatctagacAAGGTCTAGCTTTCCGCGGTCATGATGAACAATGA
- the LOC132925875 gene encoding piggyBac transposable element-derived protein 3-like — protein MRQHIHLINNLDIPRNNKDKFVKVRSIFDTLNIRFQQLPVERNLIVDEQIVPFKGKLSVKQYMKGKPNPWGIKIFLLCGESGIVYNMILYQGMSTNINEELQKNFGLDGAIVVCLTQNISENRHYLYFDNFFSYYNLFYALLQKKIYAAGTVRLNRFFKPPMMPDKQISNLGRGTSFEITSKLGISLLKWYDNKPINMGSNFITSGEPEYVKRWDKKNKEFVHIERPEVIKLYNKSMGGIDKHDQLVSYYRMHIKSKKWTLRMIFHAFDMAVANCWLEYINDSNALKIPKNRQLALLDFKSSLAEELILVGRPTPPRKRGRPSSVSPSVSNVDIYDISPKCAKSLEFRPLLAVSQDQTSHYPKYDGKKEATRCKENKCTETET, from the exons ATTTTTGACACTTTAAATATTCGCTTTCAACAATTACCAGTTGAACGAAACCTGATTGTAGATGAACAAATTGTACCATTTAAAGGTAAACTTTCAGTAAAGCAATACATGAAAGGAAAACCAAATCCTTGggggataaaaatatttttactttgcgGAGAAAGTGGAATCGTTtacaacatgattttatatcagGGCATGTCAACTAATATAAATGAAGAGCTCCAGAAAAATTTTGGTTTGGACGGAGCTATAGTAGTTTGCCTAACTCAAAATATTAGTGAAAATCGacactatttatattttgataactttttttcgtattataacCTTTTTTATGcgttactacaaaaaaaaatttatgctGCCGGTACTGTAAGATTGAACCGATTTTTCAAACCACCTATGATGCCCGataaacaaatttcaaatttaggaAGAGGTACCTCATTTGAAATCACGTCAAAATTAGGAATAAGTTTGCTAAAATGGTATGAcaataaaccaataaatatgGGATCGAACTTCATAACATCAGGCGAACCGGAATACGTCAAACGgtgggataaaaaaaataaagaatttgtGCATATAGAAAGACCcgaagtaataaaattatataacaaatcaaTGGGGGGTATTGACAAGCATGATCAACTAGTCAGCTACTACAGAATGCATATAAAATCAAAGAAGTGGACACTTCGAATGATTTTTCATGCATTCGATATGGCGGTGGCAAATTGTTGGCTGGAATATATAAATGATTCAAATGCATTGAAGATTCCTAAAAACAGACAACTAGCTTTATTGGATTTTAAAAGCAGTCTTGCCGAAGAACTTATTCTTGTTGGCCGACCTACCCCACCAAGAAAACGCGGCCGACCATCATCAGTATCGCCTAGTGTTTCAAATGTtgacatatatgatatatcgcCCAAATGCGCCAAGTCTTTGGAGTTTAGACCTTTGCTAGCTGTCAGCCAAGACCAGACATCACACTACCCAAAATATGATGGAAAGAAAGAGGCGACCCGTTGCAAAGAGAACAAATGCACAG AGACTGAAACATGA